The proteins below are encoded in one region of Lactuca sativa cultivar Salinas chromosome 3, Lsat_Salinas_v11, whole genome shotgun sequence:
- the LOC111914459 gene encoding riboflavin synthase produces MATRVFPIKGATTDYCRIRITKMAISSTSIPKFALSNSLRLTSLKPKLPSSLIFKSQTPKPLTLKPNRRNQITSLFTGIVEEMGKVRELGFDESGESFDMVIHSPTVLEDVNLGDSIAVNGTCLTVTEFDSERLEFKVGLAPETLRKTSLIELEKGSVVNLERAVKPSTRMGGHFVQGHVDGTGEIVSMDVEGDSLWIKVKTSPEILKFIVAKGFIAVDGTSLTVVDVFDEEECFNFMLVEYTQQKVVIPLKKIGQKVNLEVDILGKYVERLLSSGFVESIKSR; encoded by the coding sequence ATGGCGACAAGGGTTTTTCCTATAAAAGGAGCCACCACCGATTACTGTCGAATCCGAATAACAAAAATGGCGATTTCATCAACCTCGATCCCCAAATTCGCACTTTCCAACTCTCTTAGATTAACAAGTCTCAAACCTAAACTCCCTTCATCTCTCATCTTCAAATCCCAGACACCAAAACCCCTTACCCTAAAACCCAACCGAAGAAACCAGATAACATCCCTCTTCACCGGAATTGTGGAAGAAATGGGAAAAGTCAGGGAACTAGGTTTCGACGAATCCGGCGAATCATTCGACATGGTGATCCATTCGCCGACCGTCCTCGAAGACGTCAACCTCGGCGACAGCATAGCGGTAAACGGCACTTGTTTAACAGTCACGGAATTCGACTCGGAGCGATTGGAATTCAAAGTCGGGTTGGCTCCTGAAACATTGAGGAAAACCTCGTTGATCGAATTGGAAAAGGGTTCGGTTGTTAATCTGGAGAGAGCTGTGAAACCATCGACACGAATGGGTGGGCATTTTGTGCAGGGACATGTGGATGGAACAGGGGAGATTGTTTCAATGGATGTGGAAGGCGATTCGTTGTGGATTAAGGTGAAGACGTCGCCGGAGATTTTGAAATTTATCGTGGCGAAGGGGTTCATTGCGGTGGATGGAACTAGTTTGACGGTGGTGGATGTGTTTGATGAAGAGGAGTGTTTCAATTTCATGTTGGTGGAGTATACACAGCAGAAAGTTGTGATTCCATTGAAGAAAATTGGGCAGAAGGTGAATCTTGAAGTGGATATATTGGGGAAATATGTAGAGAGGCTTCTTAGCAGTGGATTTGTTGAGAGTATAAAATCAAGATGA
- the LOC111914458 gene encoding callose synthase 12, protein MTHRQRTPPSPEPDLSDESPYNIIPIHNLLADHPSLRFPEVRAATAALRAVGDLRRPPFIPWQPHYDLLDWLGAFFGFQSDNVSNQREHLVLHLANAQMRLQPPPDNIDTLDPSVLRRFRRKLLSNYTHWCSFLGRKSNIWISDSRRQFSASDHRRELLYVSLYLLIWGESANLRFIPECICYIFHHMAEELNKILEDYIDENTGRPVLPSISGENAFLNRVVKPIYDTVKAEVANSKNGTAPHSDWRNYDDINEYFWSRRCFEKLKWPIDIGSNFFATTSKGKRVGKTGFVEQRSFLNLFRSFDKLWTMLFLFLQAAIIVSWRDPDHTPWRALKNKDAQAKVLSVFITWSCLRFVKALLDAVMQYKLVSRETYWLGVRMVLKIITSVIWIIIFVVFYTRIWNQKKDDGRWSGAANKRVVTFLEVALVFILPEILALLLFILPWVRNFIENTNWRIFYLITWWFQSRTFVGRGLREGLVDNIKYSLFWIIVLATKFCFSYFLQIKPMIKPTKDLLDLTDVTYEWHQFFGNSNRFAVGLLWLPVVLIYLMDTQIWYSIYSSFVGAAVGLFSHLGEIRNVQQLRLRFQFFASAMQFNLMPEEQLLNTRGTFRSKFKDILYRLKLRYGLGRPFKKLESNQIEAHKFALIWNEIILTFREEDIVSDLEVELLELPQNTWNIRVVQWPCLLLCNELLLALSQAKELVDAPDRWLWKKIGKNEYRRCSVIETYDSIRHLLLTIVQYNTQEHSILTTLFQEIDNSINIEKFTKTFNMYALPTIHTKLITLVDLLIKSNKDVNKIVNTLQSLYEVVIRDFFKEKRSMNELKEDGLAPHRPLSGAGLLFENAVSLPDPKNESFYRQTRRLHTILTSRDSMNNIPVNLEARRRIAFFSNSLFMNMPHAPQVEKMMAFSVLTPYYNEEVVYNKEQLRTENEDGVSTLYYLQTIYADEWVNFLQRMRREGMLTEDELWTKKLRDLRLWASYRGQTLARTVRGMMYYYRALKMLAFLDSASEMDIREGAKELIPMGGSARDLTRADSRVSMMFKGHEYGTALMKYTYVVACQIYGTQKAKKDPHADEILYLMKEHEALRVAYVDEVATPGGTDYFSVLVKFDQTLGKEVEVYRVKLPGPLKLGEGKPENQNHALIFTRGDAVQTIDMNQDNYFEEALKMRNLLEEYKQKYGIRKPNILGVRENIFTGSVSSLAWFMSAQETSFVTLGQRVLANPLKIRLHYGHPDVFDRFWFMTRGGISKASRLINLSEDIFAGFNCTLRGGNVTHHEYIQVGKGRDVGLNQVSMFEAKVASGNGEQVLSRDVYRLGQRLDFFRMLSFFYTTVGFFFNTMMISLTVYAFLWGRLYLALSGVENSVSENANTNNALGTILNQQFIVQLGLFTALPMIVENTLEHGFLAAIWDFITMQLQLSSVFYTFSLGTRSHYFGRTILHGGAKYRATGRGFVVQHKSFAENYRLYARSHFIKAIELGLILTVYAAYSPVAKGTFTYIALTISSWFLVVSWIMAPFVFNPSGFDWLKTVYDFDDFMNWIWFKGGVFAKPEESWERWWYEEQDHLRTTGLLGKIFEIILDLRFFFFQYGIVYQLGIAAGSKSVAVYILSWIYIIVALAIYSAIVYARDKYSAKEHIYYRLVQFLVIVIGILIIIALLEFTSFRFLDILTSLLAFVPTGWGFLLIAQVFRPILEKSFIWATVVSVARTYDTMFGVVVLMPVAALSWLPGLQSMQTRILFNEAFSRGLRIFQIVVGKKSKS, encoded by the coding sequence ATGACCCACCGGCAGCGTACTCCGCCGTCGCCGGAACCAGACTTATCTGATGAATCTCCCTACAACATAATCCCAATCCACAATCTACTAGCAGATCATCCGTCCCTCCGTTTCCCAGAAGTTCGTGCCGCCACCGCTGCTCTACGGGCTGTTGGCGACCTACGCAGACCGCCCTTCATTCCATGGCAACCTCACTACGACCTCCTCGACTGGCTTGGCGCCTTCTTTGGTTTCCAATCGGACAACGTTTCAAACCAGCGGGAACACCTCGTTCTCCACCTCGCCAACGCCCAGATGCGGCTCCAGCCACCGCCAGACAATATCGATACTCTCGACCCCTCCGTGCTACGCCGCTTTCGCCGTAAGTTACTCAGCAACTACACCCACTGGTGCTCCTTCCTCGGCCGTAAATCCAACATCTGGATCTCTGACTCCCGCCGCCAATTCTCCGCCTCCGACCACCGCCGTGAGCTTCTGTACGTTTCACTTTATCTACTTATTTGGGGTGAGTCCGCGAATCTACGCTTTATACCCGAATGTATCTGTTATATATTTCATCATATGGCTGAGGAGCTGAACAAAATTCTAGAAGATTACATCGATGAGAACACAGGTAGGCCTGTTTTGCCCTCAATTTCTGGGGAAAACGCATTCCTGAACCGCGTTGTTAAACCAATTTACGATACTGTTAAGGCCGAGGTAGCGAACAGTAAGAACGGCACAGCACCACATTCAGATTGGCGGAATTACGATGATATAAACGAGTACTTCTGGAGCAGAAGGTGTTTCGAGAAATTGAAGTGGCCTATAGATATCGGGAGCAATTTCTTCGCAACgacaagcaaagggaagaggGTAGGGAAGACAGGTTTCGTGGAGCAGAGATCCTTTCTGAACCTGTTTAGAAGCTTCGATAAGCTCTGGACTATGTTGTTTCTGTTTCTACAAGCTGCCATCATCGTTTCCTGGAGAGATCCAGACCATACTCCATGGAGGGCGTTAAAGAACAAAGACGCCCAAGCAAAAGTTCTAAGTGTGTTCATAACTTGGAGCTGTTTGCGGTTTGTGAAAGCTCTTCTTGATGCTGTGATGCAGTATAAACTCGTTTCCAGAGAGACTTACTGGCTTGGTGTAAGAATGGTGTTGAAGATCATTACGTCTGTTATCTGGATCATAATCTTCGTGGTGTTCTACACTAGAATCTGGAATCAAAAGAAGGATGATGGGCGTTGGTCAGGTGCAGCCAATAAACGAGTGGTAACTTTCCTTGAAGTCGCACTAGTGTTCATCCTCCCTGAAATTCTAGCTCTTCTTCTCTTCATTCTTCCATGGGTTCGTAACTTCATTGAAAACACAAACTGGAGAATCTTCTACCTCATAACCTGGTGGTTCCAAAGTAGAACTTTTGTAGGCCGTGGTCTGCGTGAAGGTCTAGTAGACAACATCAAGTATTCTCTATTCTGGATCATTGTTCTTGCCACAAAGTTCTGTTTTAGTTACTTTTTACAGATCAAACCAATGATTAAGCCCACAAAAGATCTTCTAGACCTCACAGATGTCACATACGAATGGCACCAATTCTTTGGTAACAGCAACAGGTTTGCAGTAGGCCTTTTATGGCTACCAGTTGTTTTAATCTATCTCATGGACACACAAATCTGGTACTCCATTTACTCTTCCTTCGTGGGTGCTGCAGTTGGGCTTTTTAGTCATTTGGGTGAGATCAGAAATGTCCAACAACTAAGATTAAGGTTTCAGTTTTTCGCAAGTGCAATGCAGTTCAATCTTATGCCTGAAGAACAGTTGTTGAACACAAGAGGGACTTTTCGGTCAAAGTTCAAAGACATTCTCTATCGATTGAAGCTAAGATATGGTCTTGGGAGACCATTTAAGAAACTCGAATCAAACCAAATCGAAGCTCATAAATTTGCTTTGATATGGAATGAAATCATTTTGACATTTAGAGAAGAAGACATTGTTAGTGATCTTGAAGTTGAGCTTCTTGAATTGCCACAAAACACATGGAACATTAGAGTTGTACAATGGCCATGTTTGTTGCTGTGTAACGAGTTGCTTCTTGCTTTAAGCCAAGCAAAAGAGTTAGTTGATGCTCCTGATAGATGGCTATGGAAGAAAATCGGGAAAAACGAATACAGAAGATGTTCAGTTATTGAAACTTATGATAGTATCAGACACTTGCTTCTAACAATTGTACAATACAACACACAAGAACACTCAATCCTCACAACATTATTTCAAGAAATCGATAACTCAATCAACATCGAAAAGTTCACTAAAACTTTCAACATGTACGCCCTCCCTACAATCCACACAAAGCTCATCACTCTTGTCGACCTCTTGATAAAATCAAACAAAGATGTCAACAAAATAGTCAACACATTACAATCACTTTACGAGGTTGTGATTCGCGATTTCTTCAAAGAAAAAAGATCCATGAACGAGTTAAAAGAAGACGGTTTAGCCCCTCACAGGCCACTTTCAGGTGCGGGTTTACTTTTTGAGAATGCAGTCTCACTACCCGATCCAAAAAACGAAAGCTTTTACAGACAAACACGAAGACTCCACACGATTTTGACTTCCCGTGACTCCATGAACAACATTCCCGTGAATCTTGAAGCAAGAAGACGAATTGCATTCTTTAGTAACTCATTGTTCATGAACATGCCACATGCACCTCAAGTGGAGAAGATGATGGCTTTCAGTGTTTTGACACCTTACTACAATGAGGAAGTGGTGTACAACAAAGAACAGCTTCGAACAGAAAATGAAGATGGGGTTTCCACTCTTTATTATCTTCAGACAATCTATGCAGATGAATGGGTGAACTTTTTGCAACGGATGCGTCGCGAAGGGATGCTGACCGAAGACGAGTTATGGACAAAAAAGTTAAGAGATTTGAGACTTTGGGCATCTTACAGAGGGCAGACACTTGCCCGAACTGTCAGGGGTATGATGTATTATTATCGGGCACTTAAAATGTTGGCTTTTCTTGATTCAGCTTCTGAAATGGACATTCGTGAAGGTGCAAAAGAATTAATTCCAATGGGGGGTAGTGCTCGGGATTTAACCCGGGCAGATAGTCGGGTCAGTATGATGTTCAAAGGGCACGAATATGGAACAGCTTTAATGAAGTATACTTATGTAGTTGCGTGTCAGATATACGGGACCCAAAAGGCGAAAAAGGACCCACATGCTGATGAGATTCTTTATTTGATGAAAGAGCATGAAGCATTACGTGTGGCGTATGTTGATGAGGTGGCGACGCCTGGTGGGACGGATTATTTCTCTGTTTTAGTCAAGTTTGACCAAACTCTTGGAAAAGAAGTTGAAGTTTATCGGGTCAAGTTACCGGGTCCGTTAAAACTCGGGGAAGGTAAACCCGAGAATCAAAATCACGCCCTGATTTTCACCCGTGGAGATGCTGTTCAAACCATTGACATGAATCAAGATAATTACTTTGAAGAAGCTTTGAAAATGAGGAATCTGTTAGAAGAGTACAAACAAAAATACGGGATCCGTAAACCGAATATCCTAGGAGTCCGCGAAAACATCTTCACGGGGTCTGTTTCTTCACTCGCGTGGTTCATGTCAGCTCAAGAAACGAGTTTTGTCACTTTGGGTCAACGGGTCCTCGCGAACCCGTTGAAGATCCGTTTACATTACGGGCACCCGGATGTTTTTGATCGCTTCTGGTTCATGACACGTGGCGGAATCAGCAAAGCTTCAAGATTGATCAACTTAAGTGAAGACATTTTCGCAGGGTTTAATTGTACTTTAAGAGGCGGAAACGTAACCCACCATGAGTATATTCAAGTAGGAAAAGGTCGCGATGTGGGTTTAAATCAAGTCTCCATGTTTGAAGCCAAAGTTGCAAGTGGAAACGGTGAACAAGTTTTGAGTAGAGATGTATACAGATTGGGTCAACGCCTTGACTTTTTCAGAATGCTTTCTTTCTTCTACACAACAGTCGGATTCTTCTTCAACACAATGATGATTTCTTTAACTGTATACGCTTTCTTGTGGGGCCGATTATATCTCGCATTAAGCGGGGTTGAGAATTCGGTTTCGGAAAACGCAAATACAAATAACGCATTGGGGACGATTTTAAACCAACAGTTTATCGTCCAGCTTGGACTTTTCACAGCTTTACCAATGATTGTCGAAAATACCCTCGAACACGGTTTTCTCGCAGCTATTTGGGATTTCATCACAATGCAGTTACAACTCTCGTCTGTTTTTTATACATTCTCGTTGGGCACGCGTTCGCATTACTTCGGGCGGACGATTTTACACGGTGGAGCGAAATATCGGGCAACCGGGCGGGGGTTTGTTGTCCAACACAAATCTTTCGCTGAAAATTACCGATTATATGCACGAAGTCATTTCATAAAAGCGATCGAACTTGGTTTAATCCTGACTGTTTATGCTGCTTATAGCCCTGTGGCTAAAGGAACCTTCACTTACATCGCGttaaccatttcaagttggttTCTCGTGGTGTCATGGATCATGGCTCCATTTGTGTTCAACCCATCCGGATTCGACTGGTTGAAAACCGTGTATGACTTCGATGATTTCATGAATTGGATTTGGTTTAAAGGAGGCGTGTTTGCAAAACCGGAAGAAAGCTGGGAACGATGGTGGTATGAAGAACAGGATCATTTAAGAACAACGGGTTTGCTCGGGAAAATATTCGAAATCATTTTGGATCTTCGATTCTTTTTCTTTCAATACGGGATTGTTTACCAATTAGGGATTGCAGCTGGAAGCAAAAGTGTTGCGGTTTATATTCTTTCGTGGATTTACATTATTGTGGCTCTTGCGATATATTCGGCGATTGTGTATGCGCGCGATAAGTACTCTGCGAAAGAGCATATTTACTATCGGCTTGTGCAGTTTCTTGTGATTGTGATTGGGATTTTGATAATTATCGCGTTGTTGGAGTTTACGAGTTTTCGGTTTCTTGATATTTTGACGAGTTTGTTGGCGTTTGTTCCTACTGGGTGGGGGTTTTTGTTGATTGCTCAAGTGTTTAGGCCGATTTTGGAGAAGAGTTTTATATGGGCGACTGTTGTGTCGGTTGCAAGGACTTATGACACGATGTTTGGGGTGGTTGTGTTGATGCCTGTGGCAGCTTTGTCGTGGTTGCCAGGGTTGCAGTCGATGCAAACGAGGATCTTGTTTAATGAAGCGTTTAGTAGAGGGTTGAGGATATTTCAGATTGTTGTTGGGAAGAAATCCAAAAGTTGA